The Bacillus sp. Marseille-Q1617 genome has a segment encoding these proteins:
- a CDS encoding ABC transporter ATP-binding protein, whose protein sequence is MALLEINHLIGGYTRKPVLKDISFSINSREIVGLIGLNGAGKSTTIKHIIGLMEPKQGGIAINGHTLKENADQYRKQFSYIPETPILYDELTLEEHLKLTAMAYGLTEEEYKGRVGKLLKAFRMEKKLGWFPAHFSKGMKQKVMIMCAFLIQPSLYIIDEPFVGLDPLGIQSLLDWMEEMKQSGAGILMSTHILATAERYCDSFVILHDGKIRAKGTLKELQSEFSMPGATLDDIYIQLTKEESDDE, encoded by the coding sequence ATGGCATTATTAGAGATCAATCACCTCATAGGAGGCTACACAAGGAAACCTGTATTAAAGGATATCAGTTTTTCAATCAATTCGAGGGAAATCGTCGGCTTGATTGGCTTGAATGGAGCAGGGAAAAGTACGACGATCAAACATATCATTGGGTTGATGGAGCCGAAACAGGGCGGGATTGCAATCAACGGACATACATTGAAGGAAAATGCTGATCAATACCGCAAGCAATTTTCATACATACCTGAAACGCCTATCCTTTATGATGAATTGACTCTTGAAGAGCACTTGAAGCTCACGGCCATGGCGTATGGTCTGACAGAAGAAGAATATAAAGGAAGGGTGGGAAAGCTCCTCAAAGCTTTTCGTATGGAAAAGAAACTGGGATGGTTTCCTGCCCATTTTTCTAAAGGGATGAAGCAGAAGGTGATGATTATGTGTGCCTTCCTCATTCAACCCAGTCTATATATAATAGATGAGCCATTTGTCGGCCTTGATCCACTTGGCATCCAATCATTACTGGATTGGATGGAAGAAATGAAGCAAAGCGGGGCAGGCATATTAATGTCCACCCATATTCTTGCCACAGCAGAAAGATATTGTGATTCATTCGTCATCCTTCATGATGGGAAAATCAGGGCAAAGGGGACATTGAAAGAGCTTCAATCAGAGTTTTCAATGCCTGGAGCGACGTTGGACGACATTTACATCCAGCTGACAAAGGAAGAGTCCGATGATGAATAA
- a CDS encoding YjcZ family sporulation protein translates to MSGAYGGGFALIVVLFILLIIIGAAYVC, encoded by the coding sequence ATGTCTGGTGCTTACGGCGGAGGATTTGCGTTAATCGTTGTGTTATTTATTTTGTTGATCATCATCGGTGCAGCGTACGTTTGCTAA
- a CDS encoding ABC transporter permease, which translates to MMNNAENIWKKRVIEYNQELQKYLKYMFNDHLLFVLIFALGGAAFTYNQWVKTLDPTFPAAYIMAVILGLILAWSPVYTFLKEADAVFLLPLENRLTGYFRKSIWISFMFQSYIQLLVLAALMPMYVAVSGNGFKSFLPLLVLVLALKVWNLYVRWFMLRFQEKEAHWIDSFMRFLLSGSILLLILSEASILMIAAVALIMAGYVFYFYHTAKKKNLKWDLLIHLEQQRMLMFYRIANMFTDVPKLKGKVHRRKWLDFIVKTDFSQSQSYRNLYLRSLVRTSEFSGLYVRLTLIGAVLIYTNQSFIVNILTSLLFLYLTGFQLVPLYKRFDYKIWVLIYPIAKELKTSSFKKVLNQSMMIQSIIFSLPLLLKGMWVEGVIILLAGFVFSLLFSQYYLNQRLKKMDNSFSL; encoded by the coding sequence ATGATGAATAATGCAGAAAATATTTGGAAGAAACGAGTAATCGAATATAACCAGGAACTTCAGAAGTACCTGAAATACATGTTCAATGATCATCTGCTCTTTGTGCTGATCTTTGCGTTGGGCGGGGCAGCTTTTACTTATAATCAATGGGTGAAGACACTCGATCCAACTTTCCCGGCAGCTTACATAATGGCGGTGATACTGGGGCTGATCCTTGCGTGGAGTCCAGTGTACACGTTTCTTAAAGAAGCGGACGCTGTCTTTTTGCTTCCTCTTGAGAATAGACTGACGGGTTATTTCAGGAAGAGTATCTGGATCAGTTTCATGTTCCAATCTTATATCCAGCTTCTCGTGCTGGCGGCGTTGATGCCTATGTATGTTGCCGTGTCAGGTAATGGGTTTAAAAGCTTCCTGCCTTTACTTGTACTGGTTCTGGCATTGAAGGTGTGGAATCTCTATGTCAGGTGGTTCATGCTGCGTTTCCAGGAAAAAGAAGCTCACTGGATCGATAGTTTCATGCGGTTTTTGTTATCCGGGTCGATACTGCTGCTGATTTTATCAGAGGCATCCATTCTCATGATAGCGGCAGTGGCACTGATCATGGCGGGTTATGTATTCTATTTCTATCACACAGCGAAAAAGAAAAATTTGAAATGGGATTTACTGATTCATCTCGAGCAGCAAAGAATGCTGATGTTCTATCGTATTGCCAATATGTTTACGGATGTGCCGAAGCTTAAAGGAAAGGTGCATAGAAGGAAATGGCTTGATTTCATTGTTAAAACCGATTTTTCACAAAGTCAATCCTACCGGAATTTATATCTTCGCTCGTTGGTGAGAACGAGTGAATTTTCAGGTTTGTATGTAAGGTTGACATTAATCGGCGCGGTATTGATTTATACGAATCAGTCCTTTATCGTCAACATCCTGACGTCTCTATTATTCCTTTACTTAACAGGTTTTCAGCTGGTTCCTCTATATAAACGGTTTGATTACAAAATATGGGTGCTAATTTACCCCATTGCGAAAGAATTGAAAACATCATCCTTTAAGAAAGTGTTGAATCAGTCCATGATGATTCAATCGATCATTTTTTCGCTTCCTCTCCTATTAAAAGGAATGTGGGTGGAAGGAGTCATCATTCTCCTCGCAGGATTCGTTTTTTCCTTACTGTTCAGCCAATACTATTTGAATCAGCGGCTTAAAAAAATGGACAACAGCTTTTCTCTGTGA
- a CDS encoding HTH-type transcriptional regulator Hpr, translated as MEEREYSLKEAIIFSQRMAQLSKALWKAIEKDWQQWIKPYDLNINEHHILWIAYHLKGASISDVAKFGVMHVSTAFNFSKKLEERELLQFSKRDNDKRNTYIQLTDKGEKILLELMKNYKPETHSIFQGVAPLKELYGKFPEMIEMMSVVRNIYGNDFMEIFEKSFHNIDSEFAEDNSKLNELFDNEEELA; from the coding sequence ATGGAAGAAAGAGAATATTCATTGAAAGAGGCGATCATCTTCAGTCAACGTATGGCTCAGCTTAGTAAAGCGCTGTGGAAAGCCATCGAAAAAGACTGGCAGCAATGGATAAAGCCTTATGATTTAAATATCAACGAACATCATATCCTTTGGATTGCTTATCATCTTAAGGGTGCATCAATTTCAGATGTTGCAAAGTTCGGGGTCATGCATGTATCTACAGCTTTCAACTTTTCAAAAAAGCTTGAAGAGCGGGAATTACTCCAATTCTCAAAACGTGATAACGACAAGAGAAACACGTATATCCAGCTTACTGATAAAGGAGAAAAAATCCTGCTTGAGCTAATGAAAAATTATAAACCAGAGACACATTCAATCTTTCAAGGGGTAGCCCCATTAAAAGAGTTATATGGAAAATTCCCGGAAATGATCGAGATGATGTCAGTAGTCCGAAATATTTACGGTAATGATTTCATGGAAATCTTCGAGAAGTCATTCCATAACATCGATAGTGAATTTGCTGAAGACAATTCAAAACTCAATGAATTATTTGATAATGAAGAAGAACTTGCTTAA
- a CDS encoding DUF3267 domain-containing protein, with translation MHCWKTINLERQFGFYRVFLLSSIIMMMVFSFIYVPMNLVYSSTFYDNYLLGFVIGLLSIYPLHKFIHLLPILPYVKKMRWRWNRKLIILPIVCLRVDRPISKYLYMIALFAPFLVINSLLLYGCIQFPHYSHYFAILLAFHSGICFIDFIYAKQLMHSPKNALIEENDDGYEILIYQ, from the coding sequence ATGCACTGTTGGAAAACAATCAATCTTGAAAGACAATTTGGATTTTATCGAGTCTTTTTACTTTCATCTATAATCATGATGATGGTATTCTCTTTTATATACGTACCCATGAATTTAGTGTATTCAAGTACGTTCTATGACAATTACTTGCTCGGTTTTGTGATAGGACTTCTGAGTATCTACCCATTGCATAAATTCATTCATTTGTTACCTATTTTACCTTATGTGAAAAAGATGAGATGGAGATGGAATCGGAAGCTCATTATCCTTCCAATCGTTTGCTTGAGGGTCGATCGCCCGATTTCAAAGTATCTGTATATGATTGCGCTGTTTGCACCGTTCCTGGTCATTAACAGCCTCCTGCTTTACGGATGCATTCAATTCCCGCATTACTCTCATTATTTCGCTATATTATTAGCGTTTCATTCAGGAATTTGTTTCATTGATTTTATTTATGCAAAACAATTGATGCACTCACCAAAGAATGCATTAATTGAGGAGAATGATGACGGATATGAAATTCTCATTTATCAGTAA
- a CDS encoding YjcZ family sporulation protein, whose translation MGNAYGGGFALIVVLFILLIIVGAAWL comes from the coding sequence ATGGGTAACGCATACGGCGGAGGTTTCGCGTTAATTGTTGTACTGTTCATCTTGTTAATCATTGTAGGTGCAGCTTGGCTATAA
- a CDS encoding tryptophan transporter, translated as MNTKTLVSLSLLVGIGAVLHTVIPGFFLGMKPDMMLTMMFLGIILFPAKKNVLLLGVLTGVISGLTTQFPGGFLPNLIDKPITAFVFYGLFLATQKVTRTVIGASVLTAAGTLVSGSIFLLSAYLIVGLPGAFFALFAAVVLPATIVNAGAMFVVYPIIHSILKRSSMKEAVTTEQQLS; from the coding sequence ATGAATACAAAAACACTTGTATCCCTATCACTATTAGTAGGGATCGGAGCCGTGCTGCATACGGTTATTCCGGGATTCTTTTTAGGAATGAAACCTGATATGATGCTTACGATGATGTTTCTGGGCATCATCCTGTTTCCAGCCAAGAAGAATGTGTTACTTCTTGGAGTGCTGACGGGAGTCATTTCCGGATTAACTACACAATTCCCAGGCGGTTTTTTACCCAACTTGATTGACAAACCAATTACAGCTTTCGTGTTCTATGGATTATTCCTGGCTACACAAAAGGTCACACGTACAGTTATCGGAGCTTCCGTACTAACGGCGGCAGGAACTCTTGTATCCGGTAGTATATTCTTGCTATCCGCTTATTTGATCGTCGGCCTTCCAGGAGCTTTCTTTGCACTGTTTGCAGCGGTCGTACTGCCTGCAACAATCGTTAACGCCGGAGCGATGTTTGTTGTTTATCCAATCATCCACTCCATTTTGAAGCGATCAAGCATGAAAGAAGCAGTTACTACAGAACAACAACTTTCTTGA
- a CDS encoding HIT family protein yields the protein MSECIFCKIIDGEIPSMKVYEDEHVLAFLDISQVTKGHTLLIPKVHKENIYELTPETASHLFSVAPKIANALKAEFDPVGFNLLNNTGEQAGQSVFHFHMHFIPRYGSGDGFGAVWKTHNDDYSTDDLKGIAESISKHIS from the coding sequence GTGAGCGAATGCATTTTTTGCAAGATTATCGACGGTGAGATCCCTTCAATGAAAGTATATGAGGATGAACATGTATTAGCATTTTTGGATATCAGCCAGGTTACAAAGGGACACACCCTTCTGATCCCGAAAGTACATAAGGAAAACATCTATGAACTAACACCGGAAACAGCAAGTCACCTTTTCTCTGTAGCGCCTAAGATCGCCAATGCCCTTAAGGCGGAATTCGATCCGGTTGGATTCAATTTATTAAATAATACCGGTGAGCAGGCTGGTCAATCCGTCTTTCACTTCCACATGCACTTCATCCCCCGCTACGGTTCAGGAGACGGCTTTGGAGCCGTGTGGAAGACACACAACGACGATTACAGCACAGATGATTTAAAAGGCATTGCAGAGTCCATCTCAAAACATATTTCATAA
- a CDS encoding YtxH domain-containing protein, whose translation MKIKSLTYGLIIGGVIGGIGSLLSTPSSGKELRSQLKSKKEDWSQVFEEMKVHLGELKDSISTLSQEGKETVQQISKDLQSSVKQWQASTEPNNQKLQQEIQLIQSKIEELESSLNNSNNAN comes from the coding sequence ATGAAAATAAAATCTCTTACTTATGGATTAATCATTGGCGGTGTGATCGGCGGTATTGGTTCCCTCCTTTCAACTCCTTCATCTGGAAAAGAGCTCAGAAGCCAACTCAAAAGCAAGAAAGAAGACTGGAGCCAGGTTTTTGAAGAGATGAAGGTGCATCTGGGAGAATTGAAAGATTCGATAAGCACCCTCTCTCAGGAAGGAAAAGAAACCGTCCAGCAAATTTCCAAGGATCTCCAGTCATCCGTAAAGCAATGGCAGGCATCAACCGAACCCAACAACCAGAAACTCCAGCAGGAAATCCAATTGATCCAATCCAAAATCGAAGAACTCGAAAGCTCATTGAATAACAGTAATAACGCAAACTAA
- a CDS encoding YjcZ family sporulation protein — protein MSCGYNSGFALIVVLFILLIIVGAAYLY, from the coding sequence ATGAGCTGTGGATACAATTCCGGATTCGCGTTAATCGTAGTGCTGTTCATCTTATTAATCATCGTTGGTGCCGCGTATCTATATTAA
- a CDS encoding EcsC family protein, with protein sequence MDQEREELESWKRKFNKKSSVIQRVSKQAQKKVNQFIPEKAHQLITESIKRMVEITLKGSEWLKLSNVEALPSLQEREKRMKERLEFHRKAAVIEGAGTGAGGIFLGLADFPLLLSIKMKFLSECSIIHGCDVRRYEERLFLLYVFQLAFSSDEHKQGTLRVIENWNEEKEKLKQLDWRSFQQEYRDYIDFVKMLQLVPGVGAVVGAYANYQLLDQLGETAKYAYRIRYFNE encoded by the coding sequence ATGGATCAGGAAAGAGAAGAACTTGAATCCTGGAAACGAAAATTTAATAAAAAATCATCAGTAATTCAAAGGGTTTCAAAGCAGGCCCAAAAAAAAGTGAATCAATTTATTCCTGAAAAAGCACATCAGTTGATCACGGAAAGTATAAAAAGGATGGTCGAAATAACCTTGAAGGGAAGTGAATGGCTCAAACTTTCAAATGTGGAAGCACTTCCTTCCTTACAAGAAAGAGAAAAACGGATGAAAGAAAGGCTCGAATTTCATCGGAAGGCTGCGGTCATAGAAGGGGCAGGTACAGGAGCGGGAGGAATCTTTCTGGGTCTGGCGGATTTCCCTTTGCTTCTTTCCATCAAGATGAAATTCCTGAGCGAGTGTTCCATTATACATGGCTGCGATGTAAGAAGGTATGAGGAGAGGTTGTTTCTTCTGTACGTGTTTCAGCTGGCTTTTTCAAGTGATGAACATAAACAAGGAACTTTGAGGGTCATTGAGAACTGGAATGAAGAGAAGGAAAAATTAAAACAACTGGACTGGCGTTCTTTTCAACAGGAGTACCGGGATTATATAGACTTTGTGAAAATGCTTCAGCTAGTACCCGGAGTGGGTGCAGTGGTGGGAGCGTATGCCAATTATCAGCTTTTGGACCAGCTTGGGGAAACAGCTAAATATGCGTACCGGATTCGGTATTTTAATGAATAA